Below is a window of Tolypothrix bouteillei VB521301 DNA.
ACTGCGGTAGCGGCTGCTACAGGTGCGCTGAATGCTACGCAGATCCAAGGACGCATACCCAAGCGGTAGGACAATTCCCACTCACGACCCAAGTAGCAGAATACGCCAATCAGGAAGTGGAAAATTACCAACTGGTAAGGACCGCCGTTGTACAACCACTCATCTAAGGAAGCCGCTTCCCAGATGGGGTAGAAGTGAAGACCGATGGCGTTAGAAGAAGGAACAACGGCACCGGAGATGATGTTGTTACCGTAGAGCAAAGAACCTGCAACAGGTTCGCGGATACCATCGATGTCTACAGGAGGAGCAGCGATGAATGCGATGATGAAGCAGATGGCTGCGGAGAGCAGTGTAGGGATCATCAATACGCCGAACCAGCCGACATAAAGGCGGTTTTCGGTGGAGGTGATCCAGTTACAGAACTGCTCCCATACGTTTGCGCTTTGGCGCTGTTGTAAGGTTGCTGTCATGGTTTTATGATTGCAATAAGCTTTCAGAAACTTGCGTAGGCGTTTTTGCCTATAAATTTAATTTACATCTGTTTACTAAACTTTACAATAGAATTAAGTTGAGTAAAGCTAATAAAACTCATAAGCGGACTTTATACTATTTAGCGGTGTTGGCTCAAAAGTTAAATGAACCCATCGTCAGCTCGGATCGCGTTACCAATTACCAATCGGGTAGCAAGATGGTAAAAACACCTCTCCCGTTTCTATAGAAAGAAAGCCCCGATCTATTCCTGCTCCATAGAGTTTGGTAAGATTTTCTTCAATCCAAGTAGCAGTTTCGGGATAACCTAAATCAATTGCCCGTTGCAAAGTTGCCACCCAACTGACCAATTTAGTAGGATCGGCAGTATGAACGGCGTAAAGTCCGAGCCATACACTTTGCGGTACTGAAACAGGACTGGTGGCAAAGGCTAACTTCTCTTCCGCATTCTGTGGCTGTAGAATTCGATTATCTACCACTACGATTTGTCCGCGATCTGAGGGCATTTCTCCTGAGTAAGTGACTGTTCCATTCAGTTGATAGTCCCAGGGGACAAAGAAATGAACGATTAGGTATTGCAGCCACTCAACATAGCGATAAAACTTCTCGTGACCGTCCCACTCCAAACCACATCCATCAGGAGTGGGTTGCCATTGGCAGTACAGTCCGGGTTGTCCTTTAGGAGGACGGTTTTCATCAATAACTGAGTCGGCTGCTTGTGGATGTGATTCGTTGATGAAATAACCTCCTTCCTCGCCCAAAGGGAGACCCACAGCATCGCGACCGGGATCGGGAATTGAGGATAAGATAGAGTGCGATCGCTTAACTCGTCGGGTACGAGCAAAGTCTAAAAGGTACAGTGCTTGATAGTCAAACAAGGGACGGTGAAACTGGAATTTGCCTGCGAATTCAGTTGTGTATCCCATAGGTGATATGGTACATAATCTCTGGTGAACTACCTACACCGCCTGAGTACAGGTCGGTGTAGGCTTTTGGTGTATTCTTAATACTTCGATAGGGTCGAGGTGTACATTACTGTAGCACCCCTCCCATCCAAAACCGTGCTTGCGGCTTTTACCGCACACGGCTACTCAGTGTGTTATCCGTTTGTCACGTCAGGCTTCCTAACCTTTTGCTTTATGAAATTGGGAATATCATTTATCCAATTCCATTCAAATTTCTCCCAGAATTGGGATAATTTCTTCAGGAATTTGAGTTGATTTTTTCTCCTAATTTCTTTTAGGTCAATTGCGGTTTTTTCGTCATGGCAGTGCCGATGTAATAATTGAAGATTTTTGTATTCATCCTTACCGCCTAGGGCTTTGGGGATTTTGTGGTCTTCTTCAACTACATCCCAATCTTGGAAGCTTAATCCACACCAAGGACATTTACCCTTTTGTTGCTGCTTGCCCGAAGGGTCGGAGGACGCAACTTGATTGCCCCAAAATTCATGAGGACAGTCGCGTGCGGGGGTTCCCCCCGTTAAGCGAACTGTCCGTCCCACACTGCCACTTAGTGGTTAGGTGTGGGGCTTCTTTTGGTTTAAGCTAAAGATTTTAAACAGATTATGATTGGTGAACCTGAAATTGGTACCACTGCATCAGCGCAGTTAGTGGTTGAAGATCGAGATTTAGCCAGTAGCATCAGTCGTGAATCTCAAGATAAATTTCCTCCAGTGTTTGCCACTGCCCGAATGGTAGCATTAATGGAAACAGCAGCAGCCCGTGTCCTCCGAGAGTTTTTAGAGACAGATGAACTCTCAGTCGGTGTATCTGTGGATGTTTCACATACTGCTGCTACACCTCTCGGCATTGCTGTCACTGCCAATGCACGTTATGTAGGACGGGAGAATAAGCTTTGGGTTTTTGAAATTTGGGCAGAGGATAACGGTGGAGAGATCGGTCGGGGTATGCACAAACGTGCTGTAGTCAATGTGGAGCGGTTGCTCGCAGGTGCAACTCGTCGCAATGCCACATCCTTGGAATAATGCTTTGCGCGAAATAATGTATTGGTCAATACATTTGTTTGCAATACTTAATGTTCGATAAACTAATCATTAGCATTTCATGCTACTGTGAAGAACAGTAGTATTTTTTTGCATCCATATGTGTAAATTACTTGGCATAGAGTCATGAGCGTCTGACAAAGCCCTTCTGCCTTCTTCTTGACACTATAGAAAAGAAAAAAGCATATGAGCACAACACGTAAGATTCGTTTGGGCGCATTCATTCAAGCCACCGGACATCATGTTTCCGCTTGGCGTCACCCAGATTCACAAGCAGATGCTGGTTTAAATTTTGAGCATTACAAGGAGATTACTCAAACCGCCCAACGCGGCTTGTTTGATGCAGTTTTTCTAGCAGACAGCGTAGGAATTTGGGGCGGTACTCCGGAAACTCAATTTCGCAATGGTAAGGTCGCCCATTTCGAGCCAGTTACCCTTTTCTCCGCCTTGTCCTCTGTAACTCAAAATATCGGTTTTATAGCAACTGCCTCGACCACTTATGAAGAACCCTACACCCTTGCACGTAAGTTTGCCTCTTTGGACTACTTGAGTCAGGGTCGGGCGGGATGGAATGTAGTGACTACGGGCAATGAAAATGCTGCAGCTAATTTTGGTCGCGATCGCCACCCAGAACATAGCGAGCGTTATGAACGTGCTGAAGAGTTTGTGGAAGTGGTGAAAGGACTGTGGGATAGTTGGGAAGATGATGCCTTTATCCGTGACAAAGAATCTGGTATCTACTTCGATTCCAACAAATTGCATACACTCAACCACAAGGGCAAACATTTTTCCGTACAAGGTCCTTTAAACGTCGGTCGTCCGCCTCAAGGCTACCCGGTCATCGTTCAGGCTGGAGCTTCGGAGCCAGGACGGGACTTGGCTGCACGGACTGCTGAGGTGATTTTTACTGCCAATCAAACCCTGGCAGATGCACGAGAATTTTATGCTGATGTCAAAGGTCGGTTGGCAAAATATGGGCGATCGCCAGACGATTTAAAAATTATGCCTGGTGCTTTCCCAATAATTGGACGTACTGAGGAAGAAGCCCGAGAAAAGTATGAATTCCTGCAATCTTTAATACATCCCGATGTAGCCTGGGGTATTTTGAAAAACTATTACAAAGGTGTCGATCTGTCAAAGTATTCCCTAGACGATGTGGCTCCCGAACTACCTGAGGACACCAACGCCAACAAGAGCCGTCTCAAACTCGTGAAGGATTTAGCAACTCGCGGTAGTTTGACATTGCGCCAGTTGTACCTCTCTCTTGCAACCGCACGAGGTCATCGCACCATACTTGGCACTCCCGAAAGCATTGCCGACCAACTAGAAGAATGGTTCAACAACGATGCGGCTGATGGCTTTAACATTATGCCTCCAATCTTACCTACAGGATTGGATGACTTCGTTAACTTAGTCATTCCCGTGCTACAGAAACGCGGGCTGTTCCGTACCGAGTACGAGGGCAGTACTTTGCGTGAAAATCTTGGGCTGCGCCGTCCTGGAAATCGTTTTGCTGCTAAACAAGAGGACAAGAAATTGGTGTTAGCTTAACTGACACTCCCAGAAATACTGCAAGAATTTGTAATTATTTGAAGGAAAAAACATGAGTAACTACAACCGATTAAAGACCTCACCTTCTGCTGCAATCAGAGCAACTCTGGATCACCCGGTAATCGACACTGACGTTCACACGAATGATTTCACTCCGGCTCTTGAGGATTACATTGCTAACTACGGTGGCGTGAAACTGGTGGATGAACTGCGTAAGACAGAAGCCTCCCGTCTCAACTCCAAAACTAACGGCAAAGATTGGTATCAGCAAACTCCTGAAGAACGCCATTACAACCGCACAATTCGCTCGCCTTGGTGGGCGAGAGTGACTCGCAACACTTTAGATCTTGCCACTTACATTCTCCCCGAGCTGCTTTACGAGCGTCAGGCAGAGCAGGGCTCGGACTATTCAGTACTCTTTCCCAATAATGCTTTAGCAGCAGTTGGCGCTAGCCTGGAGAACCGTCAAATCTTGCAACGTGCTATCAATCACTATCATGCCGATCTTTACCGTAAATACAGCGATCGCCTGACACCAGTAGCTGGAATCACATTGACAACTCCACAAGAAGGCATTGAGGAGTTAGAATTTGCCGTGAAAACACTGGGGCTAAAGGTTATCAATATTTCTGGTGGTGTCAAACGACCTATCAAAGCGATCGCAGATAAGTATCCAGCAGATAAATTTCCTGAAGTTGCCAAATACGCTTCCTATATCGATTTTTACGGGTTGGATAGCGAGTACAACTACGATCCTTTCTGGGCTAAAGTTGTGGAACTCGGTGTGCCTGTTACTACTCATTACGGCAGTCAGGGATGGACGGGACGTTCTTCCATCAGCAACTACATGAACAACCATATCGGTCACTTTGCTGATGGCTCAGAAGCATTTGCTAAGGCACTGTTCTTCGGCGGTGTCACCAAGCGTTTTCCGCAGTTGCGAGTCGCTATGCTTGAAGGTGGTGCGGCTTGGGGTGCTAATGTCTATATTCATTTAGTCGATCGCTTTTCCAAGCGCAATGTGAAAGCACTGCAAAACTACAACCCCGCTCTGGCAAATTCTGACGAGCTATTTGAGTTGTTTGAGCGCTATGGTGCAGAAATTACTCAAGGACATTCTCTTAACAAGGAAGAATTGACAAAGAGCGTCCTGGGTTCTTCATTCAGCCGTCACAGCCGTCAGCCAATTGGTAGCGAATTGGATGATTTTGCAGCAGCAGGTATTGAAACAATAGAGGATATTCGCGATCGCTGGGTGAACAATTTCTTCTTTGGTTCCGAGTCTGACGATCGCACCGTAGCAGCAGCATTCAACGACAAAGCCAATCCATTAAGTGTCAAGATTAACGCCATCTATTCCTCAGATGTCGGTCATTGGGATGTACCCGATCTAACCGCACCACTGGCTGAAAGTTGGGAACTCGTTACAGAAGGTGTGATTTCCGAAGGTGACTTCAAGTCCTTTGTCTTCGCCAATCCCTACAAGTTCTACACCGAAGCTAACCCTGAGTTCTTCAAGGGTACGGCGATTGAATCTCAGGTAGGCAATATTGATTCCGAGCCAGTGGATAAGAACTTGGCAGTGGTGTAAATAACTGCATTTGTATTTGTCGTTGCGCTGTCTATACCTGCGATACACCTATGGCGTGTTTTCAAACTCTTTTAGAACAAATGCGATCGCCCCTAAAAAGATGTTTGTAGAGTTGTACAACATCTTAATTTGAAACACCAAGCGATTGCAATCGCGGCTACACAAGCAAAGTCGTACAACATCTCAATTTAAAACACCAGGCGATTGAAATCGCGGCTACACAAACGAAGTCGTACAACATCTCAATTTAAAACACCAAGCGATTGAAATCGCGGCTACACAAACGAAGTCCGCCTACGCGGACTTTTTTTGTAGAGCGTCAGAATTTTATTCTTACGGTTACGCTACAGTTTCTAAACCACGAGATTTCACTTGACGCTTATTAGTCACAATTAGTTTGATTGGGCGATCGGGTGCGGTTACTAAACCACGTCGTTTAGGTTTCACTTCACCATTATCAACTAGCTTTAATTCTAAATTAGAGAGGATTTTAGCTAGTGCTATTTTCATTTCAAATTGGGCAAAGGCTAAACCAATGCAGCGTCTGACACCAGCGCCAAAAGGCAAATACTCGTAGGGAGAAAATTGTTAAGTTCTCTACAAAATAACCGTCTGCATCTTTGACTTGTTTTGTGCCTTCTTAAGGTACTTATCTGAAATACCTTCATTATGCTGACTCCAAAATGGTTTAACTAACGGACGGGGTTAATAGGGATCGATCGTTGCTTGATGCAAGTGCGAACTTTTATCCCAGTTATGGGAACTAATAGAGTTGTCCCCACAAATCCCAACGGGCGGGGGAAATACAAAGTCTCTCCAATAAAGCAAAACAAAGGTCCCGCAAGTCTAAATTTACTCTCCTTCCGTAGCGAGCGCCAATCAATTAAAAACTGGTTACTGGCGAACAAGGGAGGGCGAACTCGGAGAGCCTTTGTTATCACTAATCACCCGGACACGATATGAGAGATGGAATCAGTAAGCGGGGGTAAGTCTATTTGTACTTAGTATATAAGAAGACAGAATTGCACACTGTCTGCGGGCTTGTGCGTTTTGCAAGACAAGACGCTTGAGAAGCTCCAGACCGCTATTTCCAGTTGTGTCGGTCACTAAAATTATTTGAATCTTATCGAATTCTTCAGCAGCAAACGACTATTGCCTTAAGAATACCGTGCAGAGAATCAATCTCCTCCTAAGGCTTAGAGATCGGTCGAAAGGAAGGCAAAAATATATAGATATTATGTAGAAAATGATAGAAACCGTTGTGGAGGTTTCTACAACTTTGGGTTGATGTCAACTCAAGCGATCGCCTCACCCTTGGCGCGATAAGCCGGGTACGGCTTGCGCCAAAGGCGATAAGGCCCTCTTTCAGCTTGCGCTGACGCTATCGCTGCTGACAACACGATTGAAGGGAATATAATTATGAGTCAACAATTAGCTGACGAAAACGCTGTTGGCATGGCACATTTGTCGCCAAGCAAGATAGCGGTCAACTTAAAAATTAACGGTGCAGTTTACAATTTACAAATCGAGCCGCGTGTTTCTTTGCTCGACGCTTTGCGCGAGTTTGCTGGACTCACGGGAACGAAGAAAGGGTGCAATCAGGGGGCGTGTGGTGCCTGTACTGTACTGGTTGACGGCGAGCGCATCAATTCGTGTTTAGCACTCGCCGTTCAGTACGAAGGTGTGGAAATCACTACAATCGAAGGCTTGACAAATGACGGCGAACTGCACCCGCTACAAGCTGCCTTCGTCGAACACGACGGGTTTCAGTGCGGCTACTGCACTCCCGGACAGATTTGTTCTGCGATCGGAATGCTCAAAGAATTTCAGCAAAATCTGCCGAGCGCAGTTTCGCCTAGTATGAACGGAGAATATGAATTTTCCGATGAAGAAATCAGAGAACGGATGAGCGGCAATTTATGTCGCTGCGGTGCTTACGTCGGCATTACCGAAGCGATTCACACCGCATTCGATCGGGAGGCGGCACGATGAAAAATTTTATTTATCAGAAAGCCAAAAGCGCAGACGCAGCGATAAATTTAATCGGACAAAACGCAAACGCAAAATTTTTGGGTGGCGGAACGAATCTGGTTGATTTGATGCGCGAAAACATCGAGCGATTAGATGCCGTGGTGGATGTGACGCATTTGCCTGCTGAAATCGAAGAAACTGCCGACGGCGCAATCAGAATCGGTGCGGCGGTGAAAAACACTGCCCTTGCCAATCACGAAACAATCCGCGAGAAATTTCCCGTTCTTTCCCAAGCCATTCTCTTTGGTGCGTCGGGACAAATCAGAAATATGGCAACCGTCGGTGGCAATATATTGCAGCGAACGCGCTGTTATTATTTTTATGACAACACGGCACGATGCAACAAACGCGAAATCGGTACGGGCTGCGATGCGATCGACGGTTTTAATCGAATTCACGCGATTTTAGGCGCATCCGATGCCTGCATTGCCACACATCCATCGGATATGTGCGTAGCGCTCGCCGCCCTTGATGCACGAGTTTTGGTTCGAGGCGCAAACGGCAGCCGCGAAATTGCGTTCAATGATTTTCACCGTCTTCCCGAAAATACGCCGCACATTGAAACCGCGTTGCAAGATGGTGAATTGATTACGGCAATTGAAATTCCTCGAAACGATTTCGCCAAAAATTCGCTTTATCAAAAAGTGCGCGATCGAGCGAGTTACGCTTTTGCATTGGTGAGCGTGGCGGGTGCTTTGGAAATCGAAAATCACCAAATTAAAAACGTGCGAATCGCGCTTGGTGGCGTGGCGCATAAACCTTGGCGGGCATTTGCAGCAGAAGAAGTTTTGCTGGGTTTACCTGCAACTGAAGAAAATTTCTGGCGTGGGGCGGAAGCTGAATTAGAAAACGCGAGGGGATTTGCCAACAACAGTTTCAAAATCGAATTGGCGAAACGGGTGATTGTTGGCGTGCTGAAGGAACTGGCGGAACAAGGAGGAACAAACCGATGAGCGATATGCAGAAAATTATGGAAACCGTCATGCAGTATGCGCCCGACAAAGAACCCGCTCCGCTATCTCAAAATCGGCGCAGTCCCATCGGAACTCCTTTGAGCCGCGTTGATGGGCGATTGAAAGTCAAAGGTGAAGCTCTTTTCTCGGCGGAGTATAATGTTGAAAATCCGGCTTATGCTGCGCTTGTTTACAGTTCGGTTACAAAAGGAAAGATTGCGAAAATCGACGTATCGAAAGCCGAAAAAGCAGACGGTGTTTTGGCGATCGTCACCTACGAAAATGCTCCGAAAATGAACGACCCGTTGCTGTTCAATCCAAGTGGCGGCGATGGTTCGGCGGCGAGCGATCTGCCGATATTACAGGAAGCAGATGTGCATTGGAACGGTCAGCCAATCGCTGTCATCGTTGCTGAAACGCAGGATTCGGCGGAAGAAGCTGCCACACTTGTTAAAGTTGAATATGAAACGGCAGAGGCGGAAGTTTCTTTTGACGCTTTGAAAAAGATTGCCAAAACGCCTGAGAATATTCTTGGGGAGCCGCCTGAAATCAAAATCGGCGACGCGGAAAACGCATTAGATGCGGCAGAATTTAAGGTTGACAATCTTTATAGCACGCCACGCTATAACCACAATGCGATCGAGCCGCACGCGACTGTTGCCGTCTGGCACGATGATGAAAGTTTAACCGTTTTCGACAGTACGCAATGTATTCACAACTTAAGATATACCCTCGCTGCGATCTTCGGCATTCAACCCGAAGCCCTGCGAGTCATCTCGCCGTTTGTCGGTGGTGGATTCGGTGGTAAAGGCACGATGTGGTGGAATACGGCACTTTGCGCGATGGCAGCGAAAGTTGTCAGCCGTCCGGTGAAACTATCCGTTTCACGCGAAGGCGTTTTTCGCATTGTCGGCGGGCGCACCCCGTCGGAACAGCGCGTTGCACTCGGTGCTGGTAAAGACGGAAAATTCACTGCCCTCATTCACAGTGGTATCACGGCTACAACGACGCATAACAATTTCCCCGAACAGTTCACCTTTCCAGCGCGACATCTTTATGCTGCGGAAAATTTTTACGTCGGACAGAAAGTTGTCAATCTCGATACGGTGGCAAATACTTTTATGCGTGCGCCCGGTGAATCCATCGGCACCTTCGCGTTAGAGTCGGCGATTGACGAACTGGCTTACGAACTAAAAATCGATCCGATAGAACTCCGGCGCATCAACGAGCCAACAAAAGATCCGGTAAGAGATGTCGCATTTTCGATGCGTAATTTGACCTTGGCTTACCAGCGTGGAGCAGAAAAATTCGGTTGGAACCATCAAGCACCGCGATCGCAAAAGGACGGTAAATGGCTTGTTGGGCAGGGCGTGGCGACAGCTTATTATCCCTATTATCGTTTCGTTTCAACCGCTCGCGTGCGAATTTCTGCTGACGGTACGGCAGTCGTTCAAACCTCAGCACACGAGATGGGCATGGGAACGGCAACGGTGCAGATTCAACATGCAGCAGAGAGATTGGGGTTGCCAGTCGAGCGAGTTTCGTTTGAATACGGCGATTCAAATTTACCCCAGGCACCGTTTGCTGGCGGCTCGAATCAAACTGCCAGTAACATTGCAGGGATTGCAGCAACGATTGAAAAGGTTGTGCGCGAACTGCTCGCGCTAACTGGGGACGATTCACCGCTTTCGGGTTTGAAGTACGAAGACATCGAGGTGCGTGACGGCGGCATTTTTAGCAAGAAAGATGCATCAAAAGGCGAAACTTACACGTCGATCTTGCAGCGTGTTGGGCAAAAATATGTTGAAGCGGAAGCGACATCGGGCGA
It encodes the following:
- a CDS encoding 2Fe-2S iron-sulfur cluster-binding protein codes for the protein MSQQLADENAVGMAHLSPSKIAVNLKINGAVYNLQIEPRVSLLDALREFAGLTGTKKGCNQGACGACTVLVDGERINSCLALAVQYEGVEITTIEGLTNDGELHPLQAAFVEHDGFQCGYCTPGQICSAIGMLKEFQQNLPSAVSPSMNGEYEFSDEEIRERMSGNLCRCGAYVGITEAIHTAFDREAAR
- a CDS encoding amidohydrolase family protein — encoded protein: MSNYNRLKTSPSAAIRATLDHPVIDTDVHTNDFTPALEDYIANYGGVKLVDELRKTEASRLNSKTNGKDWYQQTPEERHYNRTIRSPWWARVTRNTLDLATYILPELLYERQAEQGSDYSVLFPNNALAAVGASLENRQILQRAINHYHADLYRKYSDRLTPVAGITLTTPQEGIEELEFAVKTLGLKVINISGGVKRPIKAIADKYPADKFPEVAKYASYIDFYGLDSEYNYDPFWAKVVELGVPVTTHYGSQGWTGRSSISNYMNNHIGHFADGSEAFAKALFFGGVTKRFPQLRVAMLEGGAAWGANVYIHLVDRFSKRNVKALQNYNPALANSDELFELFERYGAEITQGHSLNKEELTKSVLGSSFSRHSRQPIGSELDDFAAAGIETIEDIRDRWVNNFFFGSESDDRTVAAAFNDKANPLSVKINAIYSSDVGHWDVPDLTAPLAESWELVTEGVISEGDFKSFVFANPYKFYTEANPEFFKGTAIESQVGNIDSEPVDKNLAVV
- a CDS encoding thioesterase family protein; translated protein: MIGEPEIGTTASAQLVVEDRDLASSISRESQDKFPPVFATARMVALMETAAARVLREFLETDELSVGVSVDVSHTAATPLGIAVTANARYVGRENKLWVFEIWAEDNGGEIGRGMHKRAVVNVERLLAGATRRNATSLE
- a CDS encoding HNH endonuclease, whose product is MGRTVRLTGGTPARDCPHEFWGNQVASSDPSGKQQQKGKCPWCGLSFQDWDVVEEDHKIPKALGGKDEYKNLQLLHRHCHDEKTAIDLKEIRRKNQLKFLKKLSQFWEKFEWNWINDIPNFIKQKVRKPDVTNG
- a CDS encoding FAD binding domain-containing protein; amino-acid sequence: MKNFIYQKAKSADAAINLIGQNANAKFLGGGTNLVDLMRENIERLDAVVDVTHLPAEIEETADGAIRIGAAVKNTALANHETIREKFPVLSQAILFGASGQIRNMATVGGNILQRTRCYYFYDNTARCNKREIGTGCDAIDGFNRIHAILGASDACIATHPSDMCVALAALDARVLVRGANGSREIAFNDFHRLPENTPHIETALQDGELITAIEIPRNDFAKNSLYQKVRDRASYAFALVSVAGALEIENHQIKNVRIALGGVAHKPWRAFAAEEVLLGLPATEENFWRGAEAELENARGFANNSFKIELAKRVIVGVLKELAEQGGTNR
- a CDS encoding xanthine dehydrogenase family protein molybdopterin-binding subunit — protein: MSDMQKIMETVMQYAPDKEPAPLSQNRRSPIGTPLSRVDGRLKVKGEALFSAEYNVENPAYAALVYSSVTKGKIAKIDVSKAEKADGVLAIVTYENAPKMNDPLLFNPSGGDGSAASDLPILQEADVHWNGQPIAVIVAETQDSAEEAATLVKVEYETAEAEVSFDALKKIAKTPENILGEPPEIKIGDAENALDAAEFKVDNLYSTPRYNHNAIEPHATVAVWHDDESLTVFDSTQCIHNLRYTLAAIFGIQPEALRVISPFVGGGFGGKGTMWWNTALCAMAAKVVSRPVKLSVSREGVFRIVGGRTPSEQRVALGAGKDGKFTALIHSGITATTTHNNFPEQFTFPARHLYAAENFYVGQKVVNLDTVANTFMRAPGESIGTFALESAIDELAYELKIDPIELRRINEPTKDPVRDVAFSMRNLTLAYQRGAEKFGWNHQAPRSQKDGKWLVGQGVATAYYPYYRFVSTARVRISADGTAVVQTSAHEMGMGTATVQIQHAAERLGLPVERVSFEYGDSNLPQAPFAGGSNQTASNIAGIAATIEKVVRELLALTGDDSPLSGLKYEDIEVRDGGIFSKKDASKGETYTSILQRVGQKYVEAEATSGEPSEMMEYSMGSYGAQFCEVRINEETGEVRVSRWLGSFDCGKILNPKTATSQFRGGIVMGIGMALTEETLFDERKGRIMNASLAEYHVPVNLDVPHIEIIYNDIPDKHAPSGVHGIGEIGITGVAAAIANAVFNATGKRIRELPITLDKLF
- a CDS encoding LLM class flavin-dependent oxidoreductase, whose translation is MSTTRKIRLGAFIQATGHHVSAWRHPDSQADAGLNFEHYKEITQTAQRGLFDAVFLADSVGIWGGTPETQFRNGKVAHFEPVTLFSALSSVTQNIGFIATASTTYEEPYTLARKFASLDYLSQGRAGWNVVTTGNENAAANFGRDRHPEHSERYERAEEFVEVVKGLWDSWEDDAFIRDKESGIYFDSNKLHTLNHKGKHFSVQGPLNVGRPPQGYPVIVQAGASEPGRDLAARTAEVIFTANQTLADAREFYADVKGRLAKYGRSPDDLKIMPGAFPIIGRTEEEAREKYEFLQSLIHPDVAWGILKNYYKGVDLSKYSLDDVAPELPEDTNANKSRLKLVKDLATRGSLTLRQLYLSLATARGHRTILGTPESIADQLEEWFNNDAADGFNIMPPILPTGLDDFVNLVIPVLQKRGLFRTEYEGSTLRENLGLRRPGNRFAAKQEDKKLVLA